In a genomic window of Struthio camelus isolate bStrCam1 chromosome 20, bStrCam1.hap1, whole genome shotgun sequence:
- the ODF2 gene encoding outer dense fiber protein 2 isoform X2: MRRNVRVKTKAPWVPPGKTSVRESTYKWEGPTHRLEITPSDSEKLLSVLRLSDLSTDEEDAVYSKMNEYEKKIDSLMNVVGTLKNEAKKQKQEEQQQLTKRLLEEQKEELNEVTQELVETEHENTLLRRNIERMKEEKDLTALQKRCLQREKECLMSKLSEAERDGAAAAKQIHALKDAIGKLSIEKHMSSSDINTLTRQKELLLQKLSTFEETNRTLRELLKEQQNREKDAQKILEQQGTLLKRLADSDAEKVQLQVMLQEKEKEVDDLTVQIQTEKDQAKTACELSKSMEAVRGHLQAQLRNKEAENNRLTIQIRNLERNGAQHKVEVEHIMEQLKEVRQKADRDKEALKKAIRAQKDRAERSEEYAEQLNVQLAEKDSYVAEALSTLESWRSRYNKVVKDKSDLELEIIMLNSRITDLLEEQKTLEDKMREERDVLVDKLHRQTTETTSFKMENERLKASVVPMEEKLNQAHMEVQQLKSSLRNYEGLIETYKSQVLKNRMEADDVTAKLEICDKENKTLKNEMNKEIELARQQFQSQLAELEKLPEILKITETRLAECQDQLQSYEKKNADLSVMITDLRQRIELQGDKMEMTRERYQSAQEENKQLTLKVEELERKLQTTSAQNIEFLQVIAKREESIHQCQLRLEEKTRECSSLARQLEMAIEDAKRQVEQTRERAASREKAAQSKMLDLETQLSKTKTELNQLRRSKDDAERRYESRLQDLKDRLEQSESTNRSMQNYVQFLKSSYANVFGESALLSSSTRSRSSP, translated from the exons ATGCGCCGAAATGTCCGGGTGAAAACCAAggccccctgggtgcccccaggCAAAACATCTGTCCGGGAGTCCACCTACAAATGGGAG GGACCAACTCACCGCCTAGAAATTACACCTTCAGATTCAGAAAAACTGTTGTCAGTATTGCGCCTGAGTGACCTCTCTACAGATGAGGAGGATGCTGTTTACAGCAAAATGAATGAATATGAAAAGAAGATAGATAGCTTGATGAATGTGGTGGGAACGCTGAAGAATGAG GCCAAGAAGCAGAAACAGGAGGAACAACAGCAACTGACAAAGCGTCTCCTtgaagagcagaaagaagaacTGAATGAGGTCACTCAAGAACTGGTGGAAACAGAACATGAGAACACGCTGCTCAGACGCAATATTGAGCGcatgaaagaggagaaagatctGACTGC GCTACAGAAAAGGTGCTTGCAGCGTGAGAAGGAGTGTCTGATGTCCAAGCTGAGTGAAGCAGAGAGGGATGGAGCAGCTGCAGCCAAACAAATCCACGCTCTGAAAGATGCAATTGGGAAACTCAGCATT GAGAAACACATGAGCAGCTCAGATATTAACACGCTGACAAGACAAAAAGAGCTGCTGCTACAGAAACTGAGCACCTTTGAAGAAACCAACCGGACACTCCGAGAACTTCTTAAAGAGCAGCAAAACCGGGAG AAGGATGCTCAGAAGATATTGGAGCAGCAGGGAACGCTGTTGAAAAGGCTGGCTGACTCAGATGCAGAGAAAGTG CAACTCCAGGTGATgcttcaggagaaagaaaaagaggtggATGACCTTACCGTTCAGATACAGACAGAGAAG GACCAGGCAAAGACAGCATGTGAACTCTCCAAATCTATGGAGGCTGTGAGAGGCCATTTACAAGCACAGCTGCGAAATAAAGAAGCTGAAAACAACCGTCTGACTATCCAGATCCGG AATCTGGAGCGCAATGGAGCTCAGCATAAGGTAGAGGTGGAACATATCATGGAGCAACTGAAAGAGGTAAGGCAGAAGGCAGACCGTGATAAGGAGGCCCTGAAGAAAGCTATCCGTGCACAGAAAGACCGGGCAGAGCGGAGTGAGGAGTACGCAGAGCAATTGAATGTCCAGCTAGCAGAAAAG GACAGTTATGTTGCTGAGGCGCTGTCTACTCTAGAGTCCTGGAGGAGTCGCTACAACAAAGTAGTGAAGGACAAGAGTGACCTTGAACTGGAAATTATTATGctgaacag CCGTATTACAGACTTGCTGGAAGAGCAGAAAACCCTGGAGGACAAGATGCGAGAGGAGAGAGATGTTTTGGTGGATAAATTGCATCGACAGACCACAGAGACCACTTCTTTCAAAATGGAGAATGAAAGGCTAAAG gctaGTGTGGTCCCAATGGAAGAAAAGCTGAACCAAGCACACATGGAAGTGCAGCAGCTCAAGAGCTCGCTCAGGAATTATGAAGGGTTGATTGAAACCTACAAGTCACAG GTGTTGAAGAACCGAATGGAAGCAGATGATGTGACAGCAAAACTGGAGATCTGTgataaagaaaacaagacactAAAGAATGAAATGAACAAAGAGATTGAACTG GCTCGTCAGCAGTTCCAGAGCCAGCTTGCTGAGCTAGAAAAGCTCCCCGAGATCCTGAAGATCACAGAGACACGGCTGGCAGAATGTCAGGACCAGCTTCAGAGTTACGAGAAGAAGAATGCGGACCTGTCTGTAATGATTACAGATCTACGTCAGAGG ATTGAGCTCCAGGGGGACAAAATGGAGATGACAAGAGAGAGGTATCAATCTGCCCAGGAGGAGAATAAGCAGCTCACCTTGAAGGTGGAGGAGCTGGAAAG AAAACTACAGACAACGAGTGCCCAGAACATAGAATTCCTTCAGGTCATAGCAAAACGTGAGGAGTCGATCCACCAGTGTCAGCTTCGGTTAGAGGAGAAGACCCGTGAATGTAGCTCCTTGGCACGTCAGCTGGAGATGGCCATTGAGGATGCCAAAAGACAA GTGGAACAAACACGAGAACGAGCAGCATCTAGAGAGAAGGCAGCCCAGTCCAAGATGTTGGATTTGGAGACCCAGCTGAGTAAGACTAAAACAGAGCTGAACCAGTTGCGTCGGAGCAAAGATGAT GCAGAGCGTCGGTATGAAAGCCGCCTGCAGGATTTAAAGGATCGGCTGGAGCAGTCAGAGAGCACCAACCGCAGCATGCAAAACTATGTCCAGTTCCTCAAGTCTTCCTATGCCAATGTTTTTGGAGAAAGTGCCTTGCTGAGCTCCTCCACCCGCTCTCGTTCCTCTCCATGA
- the ODF2 gene encoding outer dense fiber protein 2 isoform X1 — protein sequence MKNRSSSPPLHVHVDENTPVHVHIKKGQKTTPAKCQQKHKQKTKGDTVSMRRNVRVKTKAPWVPPGKTSVRESTYKWEGPTHRLEITPSDSEKLLSVLRLSDLSTDEEDAVYSKMNEYEKKIDSLMNVVGTLKNEAKKQKQEEQQQLTKRLLEEQKEELNEVTQELVETEHENTLLRRNIERMKEEKDLTALQKRCLQREKECLMSKLSEAERDGAAAAKQIHALKDAIGKLSIEKHMSSSDINTLTRQKELLLQKLSTFEETNRTLRELLKEQQNREKDAQKILEQQGTLLKRLADSDAEKVQLQVMLQEKEKEVDDLTVQIQTEKDQAKTACELSKSMEAVRGHLQAQLRNKEAENNRLTIQIRNLERNGAQHKVEVEHIMEQLKEVRQKADRDKEALKKAIRAQKDRAERSEEYAEQLNVQLAEKDSYVAEALSTLESWRSRYNKVVKDKSDLELEIIMLNSRITDLLEEQKTLEDKMREERDVLVDKLHRQTTETTSFKMENERLKASVVPMEEKLNQAHMEVQQLKSSLRNYEGLIETYKSQVLKNRMEADDVTAKLEICDKENKTLKNEMNKEIELARQQFQSQLAELEKLPEILKITETRLAECQDQLQSYEKKNADLSVMITDLRQRIELQGDKMEMTRERYQSAQEENKQLTLKVEELERKLQTTSAQNIEFLQVIAKREESIHQCQLRLEEKTRECSSLARQLEMAIEDAKRQVEQTRERAASREKAAQSKMLDLETQLSKTKTELNQLRRSKDDAERRYESRLQDLKDRLEQSESTNRSMQNYVQFLKSSYANVFGESALLSSSTRSRSSP from the exons caaaagcacaaacagaaaacaaaaggggaTACTGTGAGCATGCGCCGAAATGTCCGGGTGAAAACCAAggccccctgggtgcccccaggCAAAACATCTGTCCGGGAGTCCACCTACAAATGGGAG GGACCAACTCACCGCCTAGAAATTACACCTTCAGATTCAGAAAAACTGTTGTCAGTATTGCGCCTGAGTGACCTCTCTACAGATGAGGAGGATGCTGTTTACAGCAAAATGAATGAATATGAAAAGAAGATAGATAGCTTGATGAATGTGGTGGGAACGCTGAAGAATGAG GCCAAGAAGCAGAAACAGGAGGAACAACAGCAACTGACAAAGCGTCTCCTtgaagagcagaaagaagaacTGAATGAGGTCACTCAAGAACTGGTGGAAACAGAACATGAGAACACGCTGCTCAGACGCAATATTGAGCGcatgaaagaggagaaagatctGACTGC GCTACAGAAAAGGTGCTTGCAGCGTGAGAAGGAGTGTCTGATGTCCAAGCTGAGTGAAGCAGAGAGGGATGGAGCAGCTGCAGCCAAACAAATCCACGCTCTGAAAGATGCAATTGGGAAACTCAGCATT GAGAAACACATGAGCAGCTCAGATATTAACACGCTGACAAGACAAAAAGAGCTGCTGCTACAGAAACTGAGCACCTTTGAAGAAACCAACCGGACACTCCGAGAACTTCTTAAAGAGCAGCAAAACCGGGAG AAGGATGCTCAGAAGATATTGGAGCAGCAGGGAACGCTGTTGAAAAGGCTGGCTGACTCAGATGCAGAGAAAGTG CAACTCCAGGTGATgcttcaggagaaagaaaaagaggtggATGACCTTACCGTTCAGATACAGACAGAGAAG GACCAGGCAAAGACAGCATGTGAACTCTCCAAATCTATGGAGGCTGTGAGAGGCCATTTACAAGCACAGCTGCGAAATAAAGAAGCTGAAAACAACCGTCTGACTATCCAGATCCGG AATCTGGAGCGCAATGGAGCTCAGCATAAGGTAGAGGTGGAACATATCATGGAGCAACTGAAAGAGGTAAGGCAGAAGGCAGACCGTGATAAGGAGGCCCTGAAGAAAGCTATCCGTGCACAGAAAGACCGGGCAGAGCGGAGTGAGGAGTACGCAGAGCAATTGAATGTCCAGCTAGCAGAAAAG GACAGTTATGTTGCTGAGGCGCTGTCTACTCTAGAGTCCTGGAGGAGTCGCTACAACAAAGTAGTGAAGGACAAGAGTGACCTTGAACTGGAAATTATTATGctgaacag CCGTATTACAGACTTGCTGGAAGAGCAGAAAACCCTGGAGGACAAGATGCGAGAGGAGAGAGATGTTTTGGTGGATAAATTGCATCGACAGACCACAGAGACCACTTCTTTCAAAATGGAGAATGAAAGGCTAAAG gctaGTGTGGTCCCAATGGAAGAAAAGCTGAACCAAGCACACATGGAAGTGCAGCAGCTCAAGAGCTCGCTCAGGAATTATGAAGGGTTGATTGAAACCTACAAGTCACAG GTGTTGAAGAACCGAATGGAAGCAGATGATGTGACAGCAAAACTGGAGATCTGTgataaagaaaacaagacactAAAGAATGAAATGAACAAAGAGATTGAACTG GCTCGTCAGCAGTTCCAGAGCCAGCTTGCTGAGCTAGAAAAGCTCCCCGAGATCCTGAAGATCACAGAGACACGGCTGGCAGAATGTCAGGACCAGCTTCAGAGTTACGAGAAGAAGAATGCGGACCTGTCTGTAATGATTACAGATCTACGTCAGAGG ATTGAGCTCCAGGGGGACAAAATGGAGATGACAAGAGAGAGGTATCAATCTGCCCAGGAGGAGAATAAGCAGCTCACCTTGAAGGTGGAGGAGCTGGAAAG AAAACTACAGACAACGAGTGCCCAGAACATAGAATTCCTTCAGGTCATAGCAAAACGTGAGGAGTCGATCCACCAGTGTCAGCTTCGGTTAGAGGAGAAGACCCGTGAATGTAGCTCCTTGGCACGTCAGCTGGAGATGGCCATTGAGGATGCCAAAAGACAA GTGGAACAAACACGAGAACGAGCAGCATCTAGAGAGAAGGCAGCCCAGTCCAAGATGTTGGATTTGGAGACCCAGCTGAGTAAGACTAAAACAGAGCTGAACCAGTTGCGTCGGAGCAAAGATGAT GCAGAGCGTCGGTATGAAAGCCGCCTGCAGGATTTAAAGGATCGGCTGGAGCAGTCAGAGAGCACCAACCGCAGCATGCAAAACTATGTCCAGTTCCTCAAGTCTTCCTATGCCAATGTTTTTGGAGAAAGTGCCTTGCTGAGCTCCTCCACCCGCTCTCGTTCCTCTCCATGA